From the genome of Candidatus Defluviilinea proxima:
GTTCGAGATCAAGAGGGAAATCCGATTCGCATGGTGGGGGTGAATTACGACATCACTGCCCGCAAGCAAACTGAGGAAAGACTCAAAGAAAGTGAAGAATATCTTCGTTTGGCCTATGAAGCCGGCAATTTGGGGATATGGAAGAATGATCTGCAAAGCGGGGCTTTGGAATTTGATGAACGTGCCAGAATTCATTATGGTTTTGATACTCGCCATACTACCTTGTTGGAGGTGACGAACCGCATCCATCCGGATGATCTGGCACGCGTGGGATCGGAAATTCAATCTGCCACATCCCCTGATGCCAGCGGAAAATTTAACACCGAATATCGGGTTGTCCATGCAGATGGAAGCGTACATTGGCTGTCCGTGGGTGTGAAGGTGCTGTTTGAAGGGGAAGGTGCACAGCGTCATGCTGTCGTTGGATATGGAACCACCCAGGATATTACCCCCATTCGGGAAGCCACTGAACAAGTGCGCAAGAGCGAGGCACAGTTAAGGGCATTGATAACTTCCCTGGATGATATTGTCTTTGAGGTCGATGAACATGGCACCTATCTCAACGTGTGGACCGGCGATGAGGCTAGCCTGTTTCGCCCGCGTGAAGAGGTGATCGGCAAACGCTTCGACGAGGTCTTCGGCGAGGAGGCCAGCCGCCAGTTCTTCGAATATCTCAAACGTACCTTGAATAGCAATTCCCCTCAGACTTTGGAATATCCCGTGGAGATCCACGGGGGAAAGCACTGGTATGCCGCCCATTACAACATCATCCAAGCCCAGGCGGAAACGCCACGGAGTGTTTCCATTCTGGTGCGAGACATCACCAAGCACAAGCGTCTGGAAGAAAGCGCGAGAGAGAGCGAGCAAAAATATACGCTCCTGTTCCAAAAATCTGCCGTTCCAACCATATTGATCAAATTGCCCGAAGTGGTGGTCTTTGATGCCAACGAAGCCTATGAAACACTGACAGGCTTCACCCGCCAGGAAATGTTCGGGAAAACCTCGGTGCAATTGGGACTGTTCAAGCCGGAGCAGCGCAAGGAACTGGTCGCCCGTTTTGACCAAGAGGGAGAATTGAAAAACCGCGAAGGGCGTCTGTACTCCAGAAATGGGCAAGAACATATCGTGGTCATGAATACCACCCCGGTCGAAATTGGCGGAAAGACGTATGCCATCACCACCATGCAGGATATTACCGAACGTAAGCAGGCAGAGAAAGCCCTGCACGAACGTGAACAGAAGCTCAACACGTTACTAAATCTTTTACCCGTGGGGATTTCCATCCTCGATCAAGATCGGAAAGTAACCTATACCAACGATGCTCTTTGGAAAATTCTGGGAACTACCAAGGATGGGTTGGTCCGGGGAGAGTATCGTAATCGGAAATATCTCAGTGCTGATGGTTCTGAGAAACCTATAGAGGAATTTGCCAGCACACGCGCATTTAACGAAAGGATCGAAGTGCACGATGTCGTTACCGGTGTTATAAAAGAAGATACCCAGACGATTTGGACCAGTGTAAGCGCCGTACCTGTGGATTTCCCGGATTGGAAAGTAGTTCTTGTCACGTCCGATATTACCGAGCATAAACAAGCCGAGGAGTTGTTGGAGCGGATGCATAACACAATGGCGGAAGCCCAGAAGATCGCACACATGGGCAGTTTCGAGTACATCGCCGCCACACAGACGACGATATGGTCAGAGGAGGAATACCGTATCTACGGTTTGGACCCCACCGGCCCTTCGCCAACATATGACCAGATGCTCGAAAAGTGCATTCATCCTGATGATGCAGCCTTATTAAATGAGACATTCACGAAAGCGATGCAGAACCATTCGATCTATGAACTCGAACATCGTATCGTGCAACCCAACGGTAGTGTGCGGTGGGTCTACGATCGCTCCCATCCTTATTTTAACAAGCAGGGGGAACTTGTTCGGTACATCGGCATAACGCTGGATGTTACCGAACGTAAAAAGTCAGAGGAGGATCTACGCCAACGCACAGAGGAATTGGAACAACTGCTGGATATGTTGCCAGAAGCGATCTGGATCGCCGATGACCCGGAATGCAAATTTATTCGAGGCAATCGTTTTGCCAATGACCTGCTTGGTGTTTCGGGACAGGAGAACATTTCCCAGTCTGCCGAAGCGCCTGCAGTGGTTTTACGTCAGTTCACAGAAGGACGGGAGTTGAGCCCCGACGAATTACCCATGCAAATGGCGGCCAGGACAGGCAAGCCGCAACTCGATTTCGAACTACGCATTGAGCATCCCGATATAGCCCCCCGCACACTCTTGGGTGGAGCAGTCCCTTTGTTCGATGCTCAGGGCAAAACGCGCGGTGTCATCGCAAGTTTTCACGACATCACCGAGCGTAAACAAGTTGAAGAAGAACTGCGTGCCAACAAAAAACTCTTGCAGGATGTGATCGACAACACAACAGCGCTGGTTTATATCCTCGATCTCGAAGGGCGCTTTCTACTGGTCAATCATAAGATCGAAGCGCTCTTTGGTCTTTCTAACGCGCAAATTATCGGTCAAACGCGCAGTGCGTTCATGCCCGCTGAATTTGCGGTACAGCACCGCAACAACGATCTGGAGATCATCCAGACCGGGCAGGGGAAATTATTCGAGGAAGAAAATCCCGAGACGGATGGACAGCATGTTTACCTGACCAACAAGTTCCCCTTGTTCGATGCACATAATCAAGTCTATGCTGTCTGCGGTATTTCGACCGACATGACCGACCACAAGCGTATGGAAAATGAACTGCGCCGTTCAAACACCGAACTGGAACAATTTGCCTACGTCGCCTCCCATGACCTGCAGGAACCCCTGCGCGCGATGGCCGGCATGGTGCAGCTTTTGGGCCAGCGCTACAAAGGCAGTCTGGATGAACGGGCGGATGAATATATCAATCATGCAGTCGAAGCCTCCCAACGCATGCAAAATCTTATCAATGACCTGCTGAATTACTCACGTGTGGATCGCCGGGGGAAACCCTTTGAGCCCACGCATCTCGAGAACTCTCTAAACACCGCGCTGATCAATTTACAGGGAGCCATTCAGGAAAGCGGTGCACAGATCACACACGAACCATTGCCCATGGTGATGGCGGATTCCACGCAGATGATACAAGTACTGCAAAACCTGATCGGCAATGCAATCAAGTTCCGCGGCGAACAAACACCGCAGATCCATATCGCCGCAAAGAAAGACGGCAGCCGCTGGCAGATCGAAGTGCGCGATAACGGCATCGGTATTGAACCGCAATATTTTGAACGCATCTTCCTGGTCTTTCAACGCCTGCACACGCGCGTTGAATACCCCGGCACCGGCATTGGGCTTTCCTTATGCAAAAAAATAATCGAACGGCATGGCGGGCAGATCTGGGTGGAGTCAAAGCCAGAGCAGGGTGCCACATTCTATTTCACACTACCGGAGAAAAATCATGAACACAGAAAGTCTTAAGCATGTCGAGATCCTGTTGGTGGAAGACAGCCGCGCGGATGTGTTGATCACCCGCGAAGCCTTCGCAGAGTTTAAGCTTCTCAACACATTGCACGTAGTGGAAGATGGCGTGGAAGCACTGGCCTTTTTACGCCGTGAAGGAAAATATGCGTCTGCACCGCGACCGGACCTGATCCTGCTTGATTTAAATCTGCCACGCAAGAACGGACGCGAAGTGCTGGCGGAGATCAAAACGGACCCGGAACTTAAAGCCATCCCTGTAGTGGTGCTGACCACCTCCCACTCCGAACAGGATGTACTGCAAGCATATGACAAGCACGCCAATTGCTATATTGTCAAGCCGGTGGGGTTTGACAATTTTGTCGAGGCTATGAAGACCATCCGCCAGTTCTGGTTCAGCGTTGTTACTCTCCCATCCGAGGTTACCAATGGAAAAGACTCAACTGAAAATCCTACTCATTGAAGATAGCCCTACCGACGTACTCTTACTGCGCGAAGCTCTGGAAAAAGATCCGCTAACGTCTTTTATGTTGAGCGTGGCGGATCGCCTGAGCACCGCGAATGCCTTACTTCAAAAAAGTAGATTTGACCTGATCCTGCTTGATCTGGGATTGCCAGACAGCCAAGGATTGGCGTCATTCACCCGTGCCCGAAAGTTCGCGCCTGAAATTCCCATCATCATCCTTTCAGGGCTCAATGATGAAGTCTTTGCCTTACAGGCCATGCAAGCCGGCGCGCAGGATTATTTAATGAAAGATGCGTACAACCTTACCTCGTGTGCGCGCGCCATTCGCTATGCCATTGAGAGAAATAAGTTGCATAGCAATTTGCGAGAATCGGAACAACGCTTTTCCACCCTGTTCCAATTGAATCCTGTTCCATTGGGGATTACCCACACATCAGATTACAGTATCTTGGAAGTGAATGATGCCTGGATCAACCTGACAGGGTACACACGCGATGAAGCGATCGGGCATACAGCCACCGAGTTGGGGCTTGTCAAACCCGAAGTATTGCAACAAGTCCGCGAAATATTGAGAGACCAGGGGGATGTCAATCAATTTGAAGTCTCACTGCACAAGCGCTCCGGTCAGGAGCGGTTCGTGCTGGTCTCCTCCGGACAGATCCATTTGGGCGGCGAAACGTACATCCTAAACAGCCTGCTGGATATTACCGAGCGCAAGCAGGCAGAAGATGCATTGAAAGAAAGCGAAACACGGTTTTCAAAAGTATTCTTCACCAACCCGGTATCACAATCCATCATCTCACCCAACACCGGGCAGGTTATGGAAGTTAACGACGCCTGTTGTCGCCTGTACGAGTACAGCCGTGAAGAATTGATCGGTACAGCCCCGGAAAGCCTTGATCTATGGGCAAGTCCTGCCGACCAATTGGATGTCTTTGAAGAACTGCAAAAGACCGGTCGCCTGCTCCCAAGAGAAATCATGATCCGCCCAAAATCAGGTGAGATCCGTACCATCCTTTTTTCGATCGAGCAGATCGCCTGGAAAGGAGAGCCGTGTCTGATCTCATCATCCGTCGATATCAGCGAGCGCAAACAGGCGGAGAAAAAATTGCGTGAAAACGAAGTGCTTTTGCGGCAGGTACTGGACAGCATTCCAGATTCAACTTTTGCGCTGGATCGGAACTACCGCTTTTTGATCGGTAACCAGCGCCATCAACAAGAGCTTATCGCCAGCGGCAGCCATCCGTTCCAAGTAGGTGAACAGATGCTTTCACCCGATTACCCGGCAGAAGTCTTGGAATTCTGGCGCGCTGCATACGATCGCACATTTACTGGTGAGACATTCAGTCTGGAAAGTTCAT
Proteins encoded in this window:
- a CDS encoding PAS domain S-box protein produces the protein MDRKKSTPRKTDLNKQADKEGQLKLIERLNLATHAAQMGIWDWDIQKDQLVWDEQMYRLYGLKSGAFGGAYEAWLKGVHPDDRASSNEVSRMAVRGEKEYDTEFRVVWPDGSIHWLKANGQVVRDQEGNPIRMVGVNYDITARKQTEERLKESEEYLRLAYEAGNLGIWKNDLQSGALEFDERARIHYGFDTRHTTLLEVTNRIHPDDLARVGSEIQSATSPDASGKFNTEYRVVHADGSVHWLSVGVKVLFEGEGAQRHAVVGYGTTQDITPIREATEQVRKSEAQLRALITSLDDIVFEVDEHGTYLNVWTGDEASLFRPREEVIGKRFDEVFGEEASRQFFEYLKRTLNSNSPQTLEYPVEIHGGKHWYAAHYNIIQAQAETPRSVSILVRDITKHKRLEESARESEQKYTLLFQKSAVPTILIKLPEVVVFDANEAYETLTGFTRQEMFGKTSVQLGLFKPEQRKELVARFDQEGELKNREGRLYSRNGQEHIVVMNTTPVEIGGKTYAITTMQDITERKQAEKALHEREQKLNTLLNLLPVGISILDQDRKVTYTNDALWKILGTTKDGLVRGEYRNRKYLSADGSEKPIEEFASTRAFNERIEVHDVVTGVIKEDTQTIWTSVSAVPVDFPDWKVVLVTSDITEHKQAEELLERMHNTMAEAQKIAHMGSFEYIAATQTTIWSEEEYRIYGLDPTGPSPTYDQMLEKCIHPDDAALLNETFTKAMQNHSIYELEHRIVQPNGSVRWVYDRSHPYFNKQGELVRYIGITLDVTERKKSEEDLRQRTEELEQLLDMLPEAIWIADDPECKFIRGNRFANDLLGVSGQENISQSAEAPAVVLRQFTEGRELSPDELPMQMAARTGKPQLDFELRIEHPDIAPRTLLGGAVPLFDAQGKTRGVIASFHDITERKQVEEELRANKKLLQDVIDNTTALVYILDLEGRFLLVNHKIEALFGLSNAQIIGQTRSAFMPAEFAVQHRNNDLEIIQTGQGKLFEEENPETDGQHVYLTNKFPLFDAHNQVYAVCGISTDMTDHKRMENELRRSNTELEQFAYVASHDLQEPLRAMAGMVQLLGQRYKGSLDERADEYINHAVEASQRMQNLINDLLNYSRVDRRGKPFEPTHLENSLNTALINLQGAIQESGAQITHEPLPMVMADSTQMIQVLQNLIGNAIKFRGEQTPQIHIAAKKDGSRWQIEVRDNGIGIEPQYFERIFLVFQRLHTRVEYPGTGIGLSLCKKIIERHGGQIWVESKPEQGATFYFTLPEKNHEHRKS
- a CDS encoding response regulator, with product MNTESLKHVEILLVEDSRADVLITREAFAEFKLLNTLHVVEDGVEALAFLRREGKYASAPRPDLILLDLNLPRKNGREVLAEIKTDPELKAIPVVVLTTSHSEQDVLQAYDKHANCYIVKPVGFDNFVEAMKTIRQFWFSVVTLPSEVTNGKDSTENPTH